The Micromonospora sp. NBC_00421 genome contains a region encoding:
- a CDS encoding aldehyde dehydrogenase family protein: MSERVAVRKTYKLFIGGKFPRSESGRSYLVQSSNVSLASRKDARDAVVAARAAVKGWAGATAYNRGQILYRVAEMLEGRREQFVALGIPGDEVDAAIDRWVWYAGWADKLPQVYGGANPVAGPYFNLSAPEPTGVVAVVAPETPALLGLVSVIAPAIVTGNTVVVTASPSAPLAAVTLAEVLATSDLPGGVVNLLTGRITETAPTLAAHLDVNAIDLAGVTDPELATDLEARAAENLKRVLRPTSADHDWTGDPGLARMTALLETKTVWHPKGV, translated from the coding sequence CTCGTGCAGTCCTCGAACGTGTCACTGGCCTCTCGCAAGGACGCGCGGGACGCCGTGGTCGCCGCGCGGGCCGCCGTCAAGGGGTGGGCCGGCGCGACCGCGTACAACAGGGGTCAGATCCTCTACCGGGTGGCCGAGATGCTGGAGGGCCGCCGCGAGCAGTTCGTCGCGCTCGGCATCCCCGGCGACGAGGTGGACGCGGCGATCGACCGCTGGGTCTGGTATGCCGGCTGGGCCGACAAGCTCCCCCAGGTGTACGGCGGCGCGAACCCGGTCGCCGGGCCGTACTTCAACCTCTCCGCGCCCGAGCCGACCGGGGTGGTGGCCGTGGTGGCCCCCGAGACCCCGGCGCTGCTCGGCCTGGTCAGCGTGATCGCCCCGGCCATCGTCACCGGCAACACGGTGGTGGTGACGGCCTCCCCGTCGGCCCCGCTGGCGGCGGTGACCCTGGCCGAGGTGCTTGCCACCTCCGACCTGCCCGGCGGGGTGGTCAACCTGCTCACCGGCCGGATCACCGAGACCGCGCCGACGCTTGCCGCGCACCTGGACGTCAACGCGATCGACCTGGCCGGGGTGACCGACCCCGAGTTGGCGACCGACCTGGAGGCCAGGGCGGCGGAGAACCTCAAGCGGGTCCTCCGGCCGACCTCGGCCGACCACGACTGGACGGGCGACCCGGGCCTGGCCCGGATGACCGCCCTGCTGGAGACCAAGACGGTCTGGCACCCCAAGGGGGTGTGA
- a CDS encoding BlaI/MecI/CopY family transcriptional regulator: protein MTRLGDLERAVMDVLWDVVPGTSDGVTVREVAEALDGRELAYTTVMTVLDRLAGKGMVQREREGRAWRYRAAASREAHIARLMLDALDLGGSRDAALVRFARSVTGTEAEVLRAALGAEAGLTGAEPTRHEVPPTRHEAGLTDRAEDHRVSRARVADEATDR from the coding sequence GTGACTCGGTTGGGCGATCTTGAGCGGGCGGTGATGGACGTGCTCTGGGACGTGGTCCCGGGCACGTCGGACGGGGTGACCGTGCGCGAGGTCGCCGAGGCGCTGGACGGGCGCGAGTTGGCGTACACGACGGTGATGACGGTGCTGGACCGGCTCGCCGGCAAGGGCATGGTGCAGCGGGAACGCGAGGGACGGGCGTGGCGCTACCGGGCCGCCGCCAGCCGTGAGGCGCACATCGCCCGGCTCATGCTCGACGCCCTGGACCTCGGCGGCAGCCGGGACGCCGCGCTGGTGCGCTTCGCCCGCTCGGTGACCGGCACCGAGGCCGAGGTGCTGCGGGCGGCGCTCGGCGCGGAGGCGGGCCTGACCGGTGCCGAGCCGACCCGGCACGAGGTACCACCGACCCGGCACGAGGCGGGGCTGACCGACCGTGCCGAGGATCACCGGGTCAGCCGGGCCAGGGTCGCCGACGAGGCGACGGACCGGTAG
- a CDS encoding M56 family metallopeptidase, with the protein MAYAVHFAGAVLACWLTAQVLAGSTWTWRAPRVAIVCWQAVGLALGLSAMGLPMALGLAAYDRPTGGALLALADDLGHGTLPVGVTAVHLGLVGVGFGIGAVLLATTVRSVHSTVRAQRRHRDLLTLVARRDPTVPGALVLDHPSAAAYCLPGVRPRVVVSAGTLSLLDRAELAAVLAHERAHAQERHDLVLLPFTALCRALPWFRWVRAAHERVALLVEMRADDKARELHAEAPLAGALRRFAACGDRVTPAGALGMGDRDLDVRVQRLLAADRPPRLLGAAALAVTTTLAALPISLFLS; encoded by the coding sequence GTGGCGTACGCCGTGCACTTCGCCGGGGCGGTCCTGGCCTGCTGGCTGACCGCTCAGGTCCTGGCCGGTTCCACCTGGACATGGCGGGCCCCCCGGGTCGCGATCGTCTGCTGGCAGGCGGTCGGGCTGGCGCTCGGCCTGTCCGCGATGGGCCTGCCGATGGCGCTCGGGCTCGCCGCGTACGACCGACCGACAGGCGGTGCGCTGCTGGCCCTCGCCGACGACCTCGGCCACGGCACGCTCCCGGTCGGGGTGACCGCCGTCCACCTGGGCCTGGTGGGGGTCGGCTTCGGCATCGGCGCGGTGCTGCTCGCCACGACCGTACGCAGCGTGCACTCCACCGTCCGGGCCCAGCGTCGCCATCGGGACCTGCTCACCCTGGTCGCCCGGCGGGACCCGACGGTTCCCGGCGCGCTGGTGCTCGACCATCCCAGCGCCGCCGCGTACTGCCTGCCCGGGGTGCGACCCCGGGTGGTGGTCAGCGCCGGCACCCTCAGCCTGCTGGACCGGGCCGAGTTGGCGGCGGTACTCGCCCACGAGCGGGCACACGCCCAGGAGCGGCACGACCTGGTGCTGCTGCCGTTCACCGCACTCTGCCGGGCACTGCCCTGGTTCCGCTGGGTACGCGCCGCACACGAGCGGGTGGCCCTGCTGGTCGAGATGCGGGCCGACGACAAGGCCCGTGAGCTGCACGCCGAGGCGCCACTGGCGGGCGCGCTGCGCCGCTTCGCCGCCTGCGGTGACCGGGTCACCCCGGCCGGCGCGCTGGGCATGGGTGACCGCGATCTCGACGTACGGGTGCAGCGGCTGCTCGCCGCCGACCGGCCGCCCCGGCTGCTGGGTGCCGCCGCGCTGGCGGTGACGACCACCCTGGCCGCCCTCCCGATCTCCCTCTTCCTGAGCTGA
- a CDS encoding cytochrome ubiquinol oxidase subunit I, translating into MDTLLLARLQFATTTSLHFLFVVVTLGLVTLLVGMQTTWFLTGNPKWERLTRFWGQLYVINYVLGIASGIVMEFQFGLNWSGLSRYVGNVFGAPLAIETLVAFFLESTFLGMWIFGWHRLRRGVHLALLWGVALTAYASAFWIMVANAWLQHPVGYQVRDGVAQLTDFGALLTNPTLGMALGHVLAAGLLTGGMLMASVSAWHLLRRTTDFALHRTSLRIGLVTAALAVSLVQGFGFAQFGPVGEFQPTKFGGGPTADAAVAEWTTRFGPGDYTPPALSSVGLGFMILIGFTLGCVWLLLPLLWRDLVIRLRFPLWLTLLALPLPFVAVILGWLAREVGRQPWAAYGLLPTGRAVSDVDPGLMLASLIGFSLLLGALTVANWTLLARHAARGATDPALGRPPGVLGDEPRPTPAFA; encoded by the coding sequence ATGGACACCCTGCTCCTCGCGCGCCTGCAGTTCGCCACCACCACCTCGCTGCACTTCCTCTTCGTCGTGGTCACCCTCGGGCTGGTCACCCTGCTGGTCGGCATGCAGACCACGTGGTTCCTCACCGGGAACCCGAAGTGGGAACGGCTGACCCGCTTCTGGGGCCAGCTCTACGTGATCAACTACGTGCTCGGCATCGCCAGCGGCATCGTCATGGAGTTCCAGTTCGGGCTGAACTGGAGCGGGCTGTCGCGCTACGTCGGCAACGTCTTCGGGGCCCCGTTGGCGATCGAGACGCTCGTGGCGTTCTTCCTGGAATCCACATTCCTCGGCATGTGGATCTTCGGCTGGCACCGGTTGCGTCGGGGGGTGCACCTGGCGCTGCTCTGGGGAGTCGCGCTCACCGCGTACGCCTCCGCTTTCTGGATCATGGTGGCGAACGCCTGGCTCCAGCACCCGGTCGGCTACCAGGTACGCGACGGCGTCGCCCAGCTCACCGACTTCGGGGCGCTGCTCACCAATCCGACCCTGGGGATGGCCCTCGGCCACGTGCTCGCCGCCGGCCTGCTCACCGGGGGCATGCTGATGGCCTCGGTCAGCGCCTGGCACCTGCTGCGGCGTACCACCGACTTCGCCCTGCACCGCACCTCGCTGCGGATCGGGCTGGTGACCGCGGCCCTGGCGGTCAGTCTGGTGCAGGGTTTCGGCTTCGCCCAGTTCGGGCCGGTCGGCGAGTTCCAACCCACCAAGTTCGGCGGCGGCCCGACCGCCGACGCCGCGGTCGCCGAGTGGACCACCCGGTTCGGCCCGGGTGACTACACCCCACCGGCGCTGTCCAGCGTCGGACTCGGCTTCATGATCCTGATCGGCTTCACCCTGGGCTGCGTCTGGCTGCTGCTGCCGCTGCTCTGGCGGGACCTGGTGATCCGGCTGCGTTTCCCGCTCTGGCTGACCCTGCTCGCCCTGCCGCTGCCCTTCGTCGCGGTGATCCTCGGCTGGCTCGCCCGGGAGGTCGGCCGGCAGCCCTGGGCCGCGTACGGGCTGCTCCCCACGGGCCGGGCCGTCTCCGACGTCGACCCGGGCCTGATGCTCGCCTCGCTGATCGGCTTCAGCCTGCTGCTCGGCGCGCTCACCGTCGCCAACTGGACGCTGCTCGCCCGGCACGCCGCCCGGGGCGCCACCGATCCGGCGCTCGGTCGTCCGCCCGGCGTCCTCGGGGACGAGCCCCGGCCCACCCCCGCCTTCGCCTGA
- a CDS encoding cytochrome d ubiquinol oxidase subunit II produces the protein MALVWFALLGLFFAGYLVLGGLDYGVGLLLARHDTPAARRAGLTALGPFFLGNEVWLVAAVGILFGAFPTLEGELLSGHYPAVAGALVGVILVTAGVQLRSRPTGPAARRGWDRVIVAGSALAAFGWGALLAGLLQGLPIHTDGRVAGQTHLATPFVAATGLALLTLVAAHGATFLTLRLPAADAPATARLARRLVVGALAAVATATALGLLSERVRAATRQPLPAVLLVVLLVGALLAARAALGRGRPGVALAATGAALALPVALVGAALWPAVLVSTVDPAATVDVADAAASGPTLRLLGWLTLPLLPALLGFQAMCWWVFRGRTDGRGPVYW, from the coding sequence ATGGCACTCGTCTGGTTCGCCCTGCTCGGCCTCTTCTTCGCCGGCTACCTCGTCCTCGGCGGCCTGGACTACGGGGTGGGCCTGCTGCTCGCCCGGCACGACACCCCGGCCGCCCGCCGTGCCGGGCTCACCGCGCTCGGCCCGTTCTTCCTCGGCAACGAGGTCTGGCTGGTGGCCGCCGTCGGCATTCTCTTCGGCGCCTTCCCCACCCTGGAAGGGGAACTCCTCTCCGGCCACTACCCCGCCGTGGCCGGGGCGTTGGTCGGGGTGATCCTGGTCACCGCCGGGGTGCAGCTGCGCAGCCGCCCCACCGGACCGGCCGCCCGCCGGGGGTGGGACCGGGTGATCGTGGCCGGCAGCGCGCTGGCCGCGTTCGGCTGGGGCGCGCTGCTCGCCGGGCTGCTCCAGGGCCTGCCGATCCACACCGACGGTCGCGTCGCCGGGCAGACCCACCTGGCGACCCCGTTCGTCGCCGCCACCGGGCTCGCCCTGCTCACCCTGGTCGCGGCGCACGGTGCGACCTTCCTCACCCTGCGACTGCCGGCCGCCGACGCGCCGGCCACCGCCCGGCTGGCCCGCCGGTTGGTCGTCGGGGCACTCGCCGCGGTCGCCACCGCCACCGCGCTCGGCCTGCTCTCCGAGCGGGTACGCGCGGCGACCCGCCAGCCGCTGCCCGCCGTACTGCTTGTGGTGCTGCTGGTCGGGGCGCTGCTGGCGGCCCGTGCGGCGCTCGGTCGGGGTCGTCCCGGGGTGGCCCTGGCCGCCACCGGCGCGGCGCTCGCGCTACCGGTGGCCCTGGTCGGCGCGGCGCTCTGGCCGGCCGTGCTGGTCTCCACGGTCGACCCCGCGGCCACGGTGGACGTCGCCGACGCGGCGGCCAGCGGGCCGACGCTGCGGCTGCTGGGCTGGCTGACGCTGCCCCTGCTGCCGGCCCTACTAGGCTTCCAGGCAATGTGCTGGTGGGTGTTCCGGGGACGGACCGACGGCAGGGGACCGGTGTACTGGTGA